The following proteins are encoded in a genomic region of Dyadobacter sp. UC 10:
- the mraY gene encoding phospho-N-acetylmuramoyl-pentapeptide-transferase, whose translation MLYYLFDYLDKNFNIPGAGVFQYISFRALGATVLSLFIAATYGKSIINFLRKKQMGESIRDLGLAGQMEKAGTPTMGGFIILASLLIPVLLFAKLSNVYIVLLIITALWTGLIGFVDDYLKKFRNNKDGLHGRFKIVGQVGLGVIVGVTLSFNDSVRIRVYDQPLLSSNLGEVQRYRDIVHPTITTIPFFKNNEFDYKTLLFGWLPEEYTWVIYTIIAIFIITAVSNGANITDGIDGLAAGVSGIIALTLGVLAYLSGNTKFSQYLNIMYIPNSGELVIFCAAFIGACVGFLWYNAYPAQVFMGDTGSLMLGGVIAVVALAIRKEWLIPIMCGIFIAENLSVIMQVSYFKYTRRKYGEGRRIFLMSPLHHHYQKKGIHESKIVTRFWIVGIILAILTLATLKLR comes from the coding sequence ATGCTCTATTACCTTTTTGATTATCTAGACAAAAACTTCAATATACCGGGCGCCGGTGTATTCCAATACATTTCGTTCAGGGCGTTGGGAGCTACGGTCCTGTCGCTTTTCATTGCGGCAACGTACGGCAAGTCGATAATTAACTTCCTGAGAAAGAAGCAAATGGGTGAGTCTATCCGTGATCTTGGGTTGGCGGGTCAGATGGAGAAGGCAGGTACGCCTACAATGGGCGGATTCATTATACTTGCTTCGCTGCTTATTCCGGTTTTGCTTTTTGCCAAACTAAGTAATGTCTATATCGTTTTGCTCATCATAACTGCGCTCTGGACGGGCTTGATCGGTTTTGTTGATGATTATTTAAAAAAATTCAGGAACAATAAAGATGGATTGCACGGGCGGTTCAAGATCGTCGGACAGGTTGGACTTGGTGTGATCGTTGGTGTGACATTGTCTTTTAATGATAGTGTCAGGATCAGGGTGTATGATCAGCCTTTGCTAAGCTCTAATCTGGGTGAAGTTCAGCGTTATCGCGATATCGTACATCCAACCATCACGACAATTCCTTTCTTTAAAAACAATGAATTTGATTACAAAACACTGCTTTTTGGCTGGTTACCAGAGGAATATACCTGGGTTATCTACACGATCATCGCTATTTTTATCATTACAGCCGTTTCCAACGGAGCCAATATTACCGACGGAATTGACGGGCTGGCCGCTGGCGTTTCAGGCATTATCGCATTGACGCTCGGGGTCTTGGCTTATCTCTCGGGAAATACAAAATTTTCGCAATACCTGAATATCATGTACATCCCTAACTCGGGTGAGCTCGTGATTTTCTGTGCCGCATTTATAGGGGCGTGCGTCGGGTTTCTCTGGTACAATGCATATCCTGCCCAGGTTTTTATGGGTGATACGGGAAGTTTAATGCTGGGAGGTGTGATAGCAGTTGTGGCACTTGCAATCCGTAAAGAATGGCTGATACCTATTATGTGCGGGATTTTTATTGCCGAAAACCTTTCGGTGATTATGCAAGTCAGCTATTTTAAATACACGAGAAGGAAATACGGAGAAGGGCGACGAATATTTCTGATGTCGCCGCTTCACCATCATTATCAGAAAAAAGGAATCCACGAGTCGAAAATCGTTACCAGGTTCTGGATCGTAGGAATTATCCTGGCTATTCTGACGCTGGCAACGTTGAAGCTGCGGTAA
- a CDS encoding DUF4136 domain-containing protein — protein MLMLRSIFTYAALLLVIIIAGCSSGRKVFVEHDYSYETNFKDYSSYTFLECERDTNNLCTEIYEAIRRQMQVRGYKLTAEKPTLLVNYGIFYDNLRYQGYMQPVIKNWVDTENDGFRYEPIKYALDKGTLIVSLIDAESDQVVWRGYASGIFKGVEGSNNHYRSVVRRIFDQYPLFAKGYDPRRYSEAVGR, from the coding sequence ATACTTATGCTGAGGTCTATCTTTACTTACGCTGCATTACTCCTAGTAATAATAATTGCCGGATGTTCCAGTGGCCGCAAAGTCTTCGTTGAGCACGATTACAGCTACGAAACGAATTTTAAAGACTACTCTTCTTACACTTTTCTGGAGTGTGAGCGCGACACGAATAACTTATGTACGGAGATTTACGAAGCGATCCGTCGCCAGATGCAGGTAAGAGGCTACAAGCTTACCGCCGAAAAACCCACTTTACTTGTTAATTACGGTATTTTCTACGACAACCTTCGCTACCAGGGATATATGCAGCCGGTGATTAAAAACTGGGTGGATACTGAAAACGACGGTTTTCGCTACGAGCCGATCAAATACGCCCTTGACAAAGGAACACTGATCGTCTCACTGATCGACGCGGAAAGTGATCAGGTAGTATGGAGAGGTTACGCTTCCGGTATTTTTAAAGGCGTAGAAGGATCGAACAACCATTACAGAAGCGTAGTAAGGCGCATTTTCGACCAATATCCCCTATTCGCAAAAGGCTACGACCCAAGAAGATACAGCGAAGCCGTAGGCCGATAA
- the aroB gene encoding 3-dehydroquinate synthase, with protein MNQSVIIAPISESLPDFLGSANYSKVVVIADNNTKKHCYPSLKALLPKHTIITVQSGEANKTLATCEKIWQGMTNEELDRHALVINIGGGVIGDMGGFCAAVYKRGIDFIQVPTTLLSQVDASVGGKLGIDFQGFKNHLGVFNIPKSVLIDPVFLKTLPEREIRSGFAEVIKHCLIADAGKWDEIRQKDFERQNWQDLIAHSVKIKQQVVEEDPTEKGLRKILNFGHTLGHAVETCFLNKATNKRLYHGEAIAIGMIMESYLSFERKMITQDTLTDIEEFIFATYGKVKISPQDIEEIIGLTKQDKKNKGKEVRFSLLKGAGQCAFDIVVSASEMRKSIAYYLG; from the coding sequence ATGAATCAGTCTGTTATCATTGCGCCGATAAGCGAAAGCTTGCCGGATTTTTTAGGCTCTGCCAATTACTCTAAAGTTGTTGTAATAGCTGATAATAATACAAAAAAACATTGTTATCCGAGTCTGAAAGCCCTTTTACCAAAACATACTATAATAACCGTTCAGAGCGGCGAAGCTAATAAAACACTGGCGACGTGCGAGAAAATCTGGCAGGGAATGACAAATGAAGAGCTTGACAGACACGCGCTGGTGATCAATATTGGCGGCGGCGTTATCGGGGATATGGGCGGATTTTGCGCCGCAGTTTACAAGCGTGGAATAGATTTTATACAGGTGCCAACAACGCTGCTTTCACAGGTAGACGCAAGTGTAGGAGGTAAGCTAGGTATTGATTTTCAAGGATTTAAAAATCATCTGGGTGTCTTTAATATTCCCAAAAGTGTATTGATAGATCCGGTTTTTCTGAAAACTTTGCCTGAAAGGGAGATTCGTTCCGGGTTCGCAGAGGTCATCAAACACTGTCTGATCGCAGACGCAGGGAAATGGGACGAGATCAGGCAAAAAGACTTTGAAAGACAAAACTGGCAGGACCTCATTGCACATTCTGTTAAAATCAAACAGCAGGTCGTAGAGGAAGATCCGACAGAGAAGGGATTACGGAAGATTTTAAATTTTGGACACACACTGGGGCACGCTGTTGAAACCTGCTTTTTGAACAAAGCGACCAATAAGCGATTATACCATGGGGAAGCGATTGCAATCGGAATGATCATGGAAAGCTACCTGTCTTTCGAGCGGAAAATGATCACCCAGGATACGCTGACAGATATTGAGGAATTTATTTTCGCTACCTACGGTAAGGTAAAAATCAGTCCGCAGGATATTGAAGAAATTATCGGTTTGACAAAACAGGACAAGAAAAACAAAGGAAAGGAAGTGCGGTTTTCATTGCTGAAAGGAGCAGGGCAGTGTGCGTTTGATATAGTGGTTTCTGCTTCTGAAATGCGTAAATCAATAGCTTATTATTTGGGATAG